The following is a genomic window from Synergistaceae bacterium.
TCAAACCAGCGGTTTTCCGTTCAGCTCACCGGGATTTTCTGTGAGGTGCTTCCAGTATTTTCGGGGCATGTGGTTGCGCTGGCATTTGTAATTCAGGCGTTCCCGCGTGGTTGTGGCGCGATAGAACCCGCGCCAGAGCTCCTGAAAAACTTCTTCGTCCGGCCCGTTCCGCGGAGTCCGCGAAAGCTCCATGTCCGCCACGTACCAGCCCGATCCATCGTAAATCGCCGCTCGCCCGCGGCGCAGGTCGTGAATCACCCATCCCCGGTCGGACAGACGTTTCGCGAAGTGCCGTCCCAAAAGAGGCAGGAGGTCGCAGTCCGGTTCCACCTCCGCGTATAAAATGCCGCCCGTGTCCCTGAAGCGGGTCAGACCAAGATATTTGTCATACTCTCCTCCCGTCCGTCGGGCCGCGCGGCGCACGGCGTCGATACAGGGATCGGCCAGGTCGGAAGCCGCCCTGCGCCCCATAGCCCAGGAACGCTCCAGCACATGCCACAAAGCCATATCGATGCCGCTGTCGTCCGAAAGCAGAGCGAACCAGATGTCAGCCCACATCGGACCGGAAACCCGTTTCTTCAGAAGGGCGGCAGTCGCCTCCGCCAGGGCCGAATCGTTTTCGATACGGGTCGTTTCGAACAAAACCCTCTGCTCCATCGTTTTTTCACGAAAAATCCCCTCCGGAACGAGTCCGTCCTCCGCTGTTCTGTAGACCAGACACATCAGACCATCCCAGGTGCCATCGTAAATGTAGGTCATGAAACCGCCTCTTCCGACGCGCCGAAGGGCAGGAGAAGCTGCCGGTCGATGGGCCGGTCCGCCAGCAGAAAACGCAGCCGCTCCAGGGAGGACGCGATTCGTTCGTCCGTTTTCCCGATCCGCCCGTCGCAGGTCAGAAAATGCGCGGCGCGCTTCATTACGACGCCCAGCCGCTTCAGGTCTTCGTGCCGCAGCCGTCGGGCCCGGCGCGCCACAACGATGCGCCTTGCGGACTTCACCCCGATGCCGGGAACGCGCAGGAGGCGTTCGTAGTCCGCGCGATTGACGTCCACGGGGAAAAAATGCATGTTGCGCAGCGCCCAGGCCGTTTTGGGATCCAGTTCCCCGTCCAGGGAGGACTGCCGTTCGTCGAGAATTTCCTCCGCGTTGAACCCGTAAAAGCGCAAAAGCCAGTCCGCCTGATAAAGGCGATGTTCCCGCAAAAGAGGCGGCGCCGTGTTCAGGGCGGGTAAATTCCTGCCCTCGTTGACGGGCAGATAGGCGGAATAATAGACCCGTTTCAGCCCCAGTTTTCCATAAAGCCCCTCAGACAGGCGCAGAATGCTCCGATCCGTCTCCGGCGTCGCGCCGATAATGATCTGGGTGGTCTGGCCGGCCGGAGCGAATCGCGGCGCCCGCAGGGCCAGTCGCTTTTCCTGTGCGCGTTCTTCTATGCGTCCGCTGATAAAGCGCATGGGCGTAAAAATAGCCTGCTTCGTTTTCTGGGGGGCAAGAAGCGCCAGGCTTTCCT
Proteins encoded in this region:
- a CDS encoding TIGR03915 family putative DNA repair protein, translating into MTYIYDGTWDGLMCLVYRTAEDGLVPEGIFREKTMEQRVLFETTRIENDSALAEATAALLKKRVSGPMWADIWFALLSDDSGIDMALWHVLERSWAMGRRAASDLADPCIDAVRRAARRTGGEYDKYLGLTRFRDTGGILYAEVEPDCDLLPLLGRHFAKRLSDRGWVIHDLRRGRAAIYDGSGWYVADMELSRTPRNGPDEEVFQELWRGFYRATTTRERLNYKCQRNHMPRKYWKHLTENPGELNGKPLV
- a CDS encoding putative DNA modification/repair radical SAM protein; translated protein: MTDKLTILADAAKYDVSCSSSGSKRSNTPGGLGNAYSAGICHTWTDDGRCVSLLKMLLTNDCIYDCAYCVNRRSNDRPRATFTPREVAELTIGFYRRNCIEGLFLSSGVRRTPDDTMMDLIRAIHILRVEYRFNGYVHAKTIPGSSPELIERLGRLADRISVNIELPTEESLALLAPQKTKQAIFTPMRFISGRIEERAQEKRLALRAPRFAPAGQTTQIIIGATPETDRSILRLSEGLYGKLGLKRVYYSAYLPVNEGRNLPALNTAPPLLREHRLYQADWLLRFYGFNAEEILDERQSSLDGELDPKTAWALRNMHFFPVDVNRADYERLLRVPGIGVKSARRIVVARRARRLRHEDLKRLGVVMKRAAHFLTCDGRIGKTDERIASSLERLRFLLADRPIDRQLLLPFGASEEAVS